From the genome of Mastacembelus armatus chromosome 12, fMasArm1.2, whole genome shotgun sequence:
AGTCCACATCGGAGTCCAGCTTGAATGGTAAAACTGCCATACAGAAGCCAAACAGAAAATTAGCAAAGAAATACATCAAATATAACTTGTAATGTTACTTTTTGAGTAGATTTGCTCCTTACATTGTGTTTGATGTGATAATAATTCTATATTATTATTTCCacttgatttcatttatttaacagctgtagttactagttacttttcagattaagttttcacattcacattcacattaaaaaaaaaacttttcattcTAATTAGAGCTATATGCAACTGTGTGCTGCATATTTTCCTTTAGTGGAAACATCCCTAGCTattggggcagcatggtggtttgGTGGTCAGcaatgttgcctcacagctaAAAGTTTACTGTTTGAAACCCAGTAGgagccttcctgtgtggagtttacatgttctccctgtgcttgcgtgggttttctccaggtactctggtttcctcccacagtccaaaaacatgtatgtcaggttgattggtgactctaaattgcccataggagtgagtgtgagtgtgtgagattgtttgtctctatgtggccctgtgatggactggggacctgtccagagctgggatagactccagcagatccttgtgaccctaaataggaataagcgggtatagatgatggatggatcgaGGGATCCCCTGGTattgtttgagagagagagtgaggctCGCCCTTCTAACCAATCAGAGAAGGCCACATCAAGGCTCGTTCACGGCCGTTCCTATGGCTGCGTTCCCGGCTAACAAGCCAAAGGTTCCGATGTTAGCTGAGGCAGGTAAAggaaaaaacaggaggaaaagacTCCAATACCCAGAGGGTGATTGAGACAGAAGCTGTTGACCCTAAAGATGTGAATTTACCAACCAGTTAGCTACATCGAGGCCAAGCAAGTTCATCCACAAGCCACTTGAAATGCAGCTACGGAGCTGAATCACTTCATGACCGGTGAGTTAgttttagtattattattatttattagccGACTGTGTTTTAGCGCTCATTAACTTGGTGGTTTGTCATTTGGTCATTGGTTGTTCCAGCGGGGATCATACTTTATGTGTCAGCTAAATGAACTGATAGTGCTCcagtgctgtagctgctgttttTGCATGTGTCCAAAGAATAACTTGACGGTCTTTGAGTCGCCACCTTGTGAAACCGCTTCCTAAAACGTTGTTTTGGACTCGAGGGCTCGCTGTTTATTTGTACCGCTGTTTGCAAACTCTGCTAATAGtagatgtaaatgtgtgttttagggGAGCAGAGGTGTGAACTGTCGCCCTCTAGTGGACGACTATAGATTTTCAATCCTCATATCTCCAACTTTAACGACCAGTGTCTcagcaaactttttttttaaaagatccATTAATGTAGATTCTAGgttagtgtttatttttctgttcagatAAATGCTGGAAACCTTAGTGAATCTACCTCACATTGATCTTTCTTCTTCATGCTTTAATATAAACCTGCTTATACAGAGAAATTTGGTTTTGGGGTTAGGGTTGTTATTCTTGCCCTTACATGAGCTTCCAATGGTCCCAATGGTCAGGGTCCATTTATTATTGTAAGATACTGAGACTACAGTGTTAATGACATAaaaattattgtttatttaacaaTCTGGTTGTCAGATTATTTTGCAACACTTCACACAGTATgaaaagtaaacacagaaaagttGTTAATGGAATGAAtcttatttaataaaaaaaaaaaaatcttttgtacACAAAAAATATCTTTGACCCAGCAAACTCAAATTAGTGTCTGAAGGATTTGAAGAGCAGAGGGATGATCAGGTTTTGGTTTACTCCAGTCTGATTTGAAAGATACTGTATACaataatgtgtatgtgtctctatttttaatattatgagGCTCTTTAATTATTGCTTAAGTACTTGGTAAGGTCACATACACTAAACACAGGTTAACATATCATGTGGAGTCTGTATACCTGTTGTCATAGACACTTGTTATCCATCACCTTATCAAGGTGACTCTTCTAGTGCAGCTGTGCCACCACATCTGATGGCTTTGtggatttgttttaattatcagAGAATTACTTTCTGTATGTATGGTTCAATATGTTAACCCATGGTGTGATTATTCATGCACTTACTTAATACTTAAGCATTTCTGAGTTTTTCTGAATCAGTCTGCTCCTTCTGTGCTGACTGAGGCCACAGCTGAAACATAGTAAGGTCCTTCTCTGAGATAAGTCTTGAGACGAAGATAATGCTGACTGCCTAGTATCTCTGCTGCTGTCGATGAGCACACCAGTGACCCCACGAGTTCATATTTAGCATCTTTGGCCTCCTTTGTCTGACCGGTTGATCGATCCAAAATGAACTCCATGAAACCAGGATTGTTGATCATTAACTTCTGACCCCACGGCTGAGTAGCAATGGCCTGGAACATCCACAAGGATGAAGACAGAAATATTACCAGAGCAGTGATGAAGGTTTTATGTTTGGTATCAttgaacaaaacacacagaaaaaccaaGGCAACATCTTTTAACATTTCagtcttgtctttctttttacatGCTATCAAAAGCTAACACATGAAGGAAATAATGGTAGTCAGAAATATCTCAGCACTCACAGTAAATATCCCCAGAGCCCCACAATGCAGCTCTGGGAATGGCTGGGTGCTGATGGTGCGAATCATGTCCATGGGCTGGTTAGACAAAAGATGGAACCAGGACTCTGTCAAGGCCAAAAGGTCTTCTGTCTGCTGCTCCGGCTGAAATTAAGCATTACAGATTAAAACACTGATCCACTTTTTAGCcaaacatgacaaataaaaacaataaggaaCGTACATTACCATAAATCTTTTATTTGTACACGCATTACCTGTAGAGTGAGAAGTTGAGAAATTGCGTCCAAGCTGCGGACTCTGAGCTCAGTCGCTCCAGAGCTGGCAAGTTGGCTCATTCTTAGCAGCACAGCCTTAAAGttttctcctgaaaacacaaacaaaacaatcacaagACATCAGCTAGAAttacagaaaatacaacaattCTAAGAGTGACCTGGGATCACaagtaaaaatatacagataaaaaaaaaaaatatacagataaatAACAAACTAACCTGTTTTCTGCAGGACCTGCTTTCCCTCCACGTTAGATCCGAGTAATCCCAAAGTGTCGAGAGCCACACCGATCATCACAGGGTCCGGGTCCAGAGCCATCTCAAAGACTTTATTCTGGAATGCGGGGTAAGTTTCACAAACTTGCTGTGGGCTGTCCATAATGGCCAGGTTTCCAAAGAACTTCACCAAACCTACAGGAGCAATAATTGCACTTGaattttaatatgttttcacTGAGTCTGAAATTCCAGATAAAGTTTGTTATGACGATTACTGGAGACTTAAAACCAGTTCACAAAGTCAGTTCACCCAAACAAGCACCATATTGTCTCATTTGGTTCTGCTTTAAGGACAGATACTTGGGTTAATTGAGATTCTTTGCCCTTGTTCTTGTTAATAAGTAACACTGCATATCTTATCCCTGTTATACTCATTTAAACATGAGGCTGAGAGAGATACAAGCTGTAAGGGAACCAGGTGTGGACTCAGCTGAGTGTAGCAGAAGGAATTACAGCAGTTTTCTAAAGAGACTCACCAGGCAGGTAGAGGGAGGAGAAGGGGTCTGTCTCAGCACCTCTGATCATGTTGGAGATCTTGTCCATGATTCCCTGCTGTGCCAAATACTGTCGTCCATGCTGACTGTGGGCGAGTGTGGTCACCATCTCAGTGGCTGTTGCCCTGgtagaacagataaaaacacaaatctctATCATGGTATTAGAGTAAATACAAAGATTACAATCTTACCCTGTGGAAACAGGAGAATAGCATTCAAAAGGCAAATAAACCTACATTATATATTTCCACACACCATGGctgtctgtgcatatgtgtatgtatgacTTGTCTTATTACCTAATCAATACATCATCTCCTGTCAGTTCACTCAGCAGCTGAGAAATGAGGCTGCTGTTGGCACAGTAACCGAGGGAAATGGGGGATACAGATGAGATCTCCACCACCAGCTGTGTACACCAAGAACAACGGGTTtgctcttttgtgtgtgtttaagcatATACATAAGACATATTGAAATTTCAGCAGTATGACATGAAAAACGACAAAAACAGTCAATAAATACTGGTCACATCTTTTACATCAGATAACCCAGCTGCTTCTAGAGgaataattaacattaacataattaaaataattaacataAACGAAGAATGAGTGTTTGAACTGCACTTATATGCAAAGACAAAAGCTCATTGTCAATTAAAAGTCATTTGAAATATGTTGCCCACATTATGACATGATTTCTTGTTCTTATTAGCCATAAAATCAAACAAAGTGATGCACATTTGAACACACCTCATATATTCTGTATCTGACAATGTCACTCGTAGCCATCACCTCCTTCATAACTGTCAGCAGGTCGCTCTGGAACAATTTGTCTAACCCAGGCTTGGAGTGACTCAGTTTAGACAGGGACTGAATGGCctaagaaacaaaacagttatTGTGCAAACTGTGTATTTATTCGAGTCTTATGTAGgttattttattgctttagtCATCACCTGTTTTGCCACAGCCATCTTTTCTTCTCGAATGCAATGGATCACAGCTCGAAGAATGTCATGGTGGTTCAGGATTTCAGTGACAGCACCAGGGTTCTCCACCATTCTACTAatctgacaggaaaaaaaacaggaccaCCTGATTTGGTCAAAGTTTTATGTGTGACTTTttatgtgtgtacgtgtgtgtgcatcctACCTGTGTCAGTGCCAGTATCTTAACACTTTCATTAGGGTGGGTCAGGCCCCCCTGAAGCTCCACTCTGTAGTTCTGGGCCAGGTACTCAGGGCTGAGGGCCATTAAGATGCGTTCAAGGATGTCCACACATAGCTGAACCTGCTCCCTGTGAACACAGCTCTTAGTACCAACTTTAAACCTGCCATGCATCTGTTTTACAGCTACAACTAACAATTATTGGCATTGTTGATTAATCCACCATTATATTCTTCGTTAACTAATCACTTGGCCTgcataaaatgttaattaaaaagcCCATTAGAATTCCTCACAGCCCAGGTTGACCCGAGAGCCTGAGCAGGTGGTCAAGTAATCAATGAGTCAATTTGAAAGAAAATGGCAgttttgataattgattaatGACTTTGAGACACTTTTTAGGCAAAAATACTGAACGTTTCTTTTGTTTCCAGATTCCCATTAGgttggattatttttttatgtgatgTTACAGTTTGGATTTTGTACTGTTGTGCTGTCACCTGCAGATCTCGATTATAGGAAATATGACCAGGCATCGTTCACTAAAACAAAGTGACATACTATTATTGGGTGCTTCTATATTCCAGTAGCCAGGAGTTGAAAATAAATAGTAACTGTGCTGTTGTTAATTTAATATGAGTGTTTACATCCATGGTGACTTTGTGTTTTCGCCATCTGCAGTGTCCAAAGTGCCTGAATCCAATAATAAACTGATGTGATATATCTAACATTATATTCCTGTAGCACTGTAGTCAGCACAGGACACACAACTTTCCCTGCTCTACATTATTTATTACACAGTGTCAGACAGACACCAACAGTTTGTAAACAAGGTGTGTTGTATCAAACCAACCTCTGATTTGAGTGTAACAGAGAGAATATCACATCCAGGCGCTGTCCGCGCACTGAGTCTGTCAAAGCGCTCAGGGGGATCGATAACAGCGCTGTTTTTAGGCTCTGCAGCTCCTCAGTCGGATCCTCGGCACCGGAGATTTCCTCCAGTAAACTCTCAATTGAAGCAGCCatatctgtcagtgtgtgagaaAACCCAGCTACCGACAAACGTATCCGCCCAACGTGACTTATTCAGCTTCTTCTCCAAAATGTTTTTCCGACGTTATGGCGCATTACCGCCACCTGCTGGGGGAAGTGGGAGGCAGTTTACAAACTAAACCAGTTTGTTTCAAATCAAAACCAAAAGATGAAATATTAAACCAGCTGCAGATAAAATAGGCctatattttaaaaaggagGTTTTATGAACAACCGACTGTGAAGTAAGGACAGGACATTAGGCCTACTCAGGCAAATTATATGCAAACCTGACATTAATATTAAAGGCTAAGCTTTTTATATGTCTTAATACATGTCTGGAAGGCATCTTTAATGGTCTTAAGGTAAAATGCAATGGTTCCTTCTAGAGGTCATTAATGTTACATGAGGCATGTGACTCGAGGTCGGGGTGCACGGTTACATGCTGCTAGAGTTTCAAGAAAgtggaaactgtgtgtgttagCTGGTATTGTAGAACTGTGCACAGGGGAAGGCTTCTGGTCGCCTGCAGCTCATACACAGAAACTTCAGAGCTGGTAAAACAGATGTCATGCAGGTACAGTGTTAATTCTTTGCAgcataaatatttcattttaatttgattggTTATCTTTATGGTAATTCATACACTTTCTTACTGCTCCAGTGCTCTTTGTGCAAGCTGCGTACCCATCAGTGGTGTTTCCTATTTTTCAACGTGTTACTCTTCCATGCCTTGTTGTTCGGGGCTGACTTTGTCGAGGAGTACCTCCTGCAGCCCACGCCTGGGATCTACACTGATGGCTCTGTTGTTAATGTAAGGGAGAAAGCAAGGAAACTAGACCTGAGCAATGCCAGGGAGAACGTGTCCCAGGCCTACCCCATCACTAATCCTCATGCATGCAGAAATTCGGACCTATTCCTCCTCACTCTAGTCTTTAGCTCACCAGCTAATATCACCCAAAGAGATACAGTCAGGAGAACATGGGCCAACCTGACACTCATCCAAGGCTTCCCGGTGCGGTTACTGTTCTTCTTAGGATCAACTCAGACATCTGCTGCACAAGAGGCCCTCATGAGAGAGTCTGATCACTACGGGGACATGGTCCAAGGTCACGCTGTGGCTGGCTTGTCACTCCGCAGCCCAACAGAAAGAACAGTGCTGGCTCTCCGCTGGGTAATCACCTTCTGTCCTCTGGCACGCTTTGTCCTGCTGACCAAGGATTCTGTGTTTGTCAACCTCCCTGCCATCGGAGGCTACCTGCTTGGCCTGCACAGGCACCCTGAAGACCTTTATCTTGGTAGGGTAATCCAGAGAGACTCCCCTAATCGAGACCCCAACAGTCCTGGCTACCTGCCCCCAACTCTTTACCCTGACAAGTATCTTCCTGAATACTGTGATGGAACGGCTTATGTTCTGTCACAGGATGTGGTCCGAAAAGTGTATGTGGCATCTTCAGCAGTCCGTGCACCTGTACCAGCTGATGTTTTTGTGGGCCTGTGTGCCCAAAAGGCAGGTGTAGCACCAACCCACAGCGCCAGATTTTCAGGAGATAAACATATCCGCTACAACGTCTGCTGTTACCGCTATCTGTTCAGCTCAGCGGGAATGAAGAGCCATGAACTAGAAACAGTGTGGGCAGACCTGGGACAGGAGGGCCGAAGATGTTCACTGTTACAGACCTACTATGGCCTGGTGACCTGCAAGGCTCTCACATACCTGGACAAACTCTCCTTCTTCAGCTCCGTGGAGCAAACTGAATCACATGGTTAATTGACAGTGTGTATAACTTAACTCAGTgtgtaaatgaatttattgtCCTTGTAAACTTGTGTGCCACTGAGTCACTCCAACTTGTGTTAGCATTTGCCAGTCGGTCTGGCTGACAGATTCATGTTAGATTAAAAGTCTTTGTGTAAAAATCTCTGATCACTGTTATGAGAAAGAAACTTTCCACCTGGAACATGTACCCACAGGGCCAGATTTCTTGTAACTACAAGTGATTGCTAATAGGACTTGAGCTCCAGAACAGAAATAGTTCATTTGGTGAATTTGTCCTCAGGTTGTCCCAGTATAAAGTTAAGTTATGGTTATTTCCAAGCACCAGTGTAAATAACACAATTACACAAAGCTGAATTCTGTTTAATTGCTTTTCTCAGGTTCCTGGAGTTGTGCATTCTGACTCACCGATGTTGTAGCTGAAGAGATTGTACTGTTCTCTCTGTGCCCATCAAAATGTCTGTTATGTAAGGTCTGAGGACTTCAGGTACTATTAAAAGCCCTTTTTTCATAGAccttttcatttgtcatttcaagCCATGCGCCAATCAAACTAATTACATTAAAGGTAGCTCCTTTGAATTAGTTGCCTCTGTACCAGAGCTGGATCTGAAACAATAGAGAAAAGATTAGATGCAGGATCTGTAATGGTATTAATTACATATATCCTCCTCCTGCTTTGACAAGTCAAGCTGTGGTTTAAAAGCTTCTAAACGTGTTGTCTTGGCCCTGCAAAATGGCACCTAGGTGAGTCAGGGAGATACATGAGTCTTGATCTGCCCACACACTCCTAAAAAGAGGTCTAATCAGGCAAAATAATTACCTGATTAGACCTTAGGTGTTATTTCCTGTGTGGGTGAACATTTGGTGTGGAGGAGACAATAGTGTTGTGCAATAGGAATTTAGACA
Proteins encoded in this window:
- the psmd5 gene encoding 26S proteasome non-ATPase regulatory subunit 5, with the translated sequence MAASIESLLEEISGAEDPTEELQSLKTALLSIPLSALTDSVRGQRLDVIFSLLHSNQREQVQLCVDILERILMALSPEYLAQNYRVELQGGLTHPNESVKILALTQISRMVENPGAVTEILNHHDILRAVIHCIREEKMAVAKQAIQSLSKLSHSKPGLDKLFQSDLLTVMKEVMATSDIVRYRIYELVVEISSVSPISLGYCANSSLISQLLSELTGDDVLIRATATEMVTTLAHSQHGRQYLAQQGIMDKISNMIRGAETDPFSSLYLPGLVKFFGNLAIMDSPQQVCETYPAFQNKVFEMALDPDPVMIGVALDTLGLLGSNVEGKQVLQKTGENFKAVLLRMSQLASSGATELRVRSLDAISQLLTLQPEQQTEDLLALTESWFHLLSNQPMDMIRTISTQPFPELHCGALGIFTAIATQPWGQKLMINNPGFMEFILDRSTGQTKEAKDAKYELVGSLVCSSTAAEILGSQHYLRLKTYLREGPYYVSAVASVSTEGAD
- the b3galt9 gene encoding putative UDP-GlcNAc:betaGal beta-1,3-N-acetylglucosaminyltransferase LOC100288842; protein product: MQCSLCKLRTHQWCFLFFNVLLFHALLFGADFVEEYLLQPTPGIYTDGSVVNVREKARKLDLSNARENVSQAYPITNPHACRNSDLFLLTLVFSSPANITQRDTVRRTWANLTLIQGFPVRLLFFLGSTQTSAAQEALMRESDHYGDMVQGHAVAGLSLRSPTERTVLALRWVITFCPLARFVLLTKDSVFVNLPAIGGYLLGLHRHPEDLYLGRVIQRDSPNRDPNSPGYLPPTLYPDKYLPEYCDGTAYVLSQDVVRKVYVASSAVRAPVPADVFVGLCAQKAGVAPTHSARFSGDKHIRYNVCCYRYLFSSAGMKSHELETVWADLGQEGRRCSLLQTYYGLVTCKALTYLDKLSFFSSVEQTESHG